The Fusobacterium perfoetens genomic interval ATTGGACTAAACTCATATTTTTTCCAACTTCATCTAATCCACCTAGAGGAATAACATACATTTTTTCTTCTTTTGTCTCTTTAGTTTCTTTAATCTCTTTTACTATTTCTTTTGTTTTTTCTAAATTCTCTGTTCCTTTCTTCCCTTTTTTTTCAAAAGAGTTAGTTTTTTTTCTCCTAAATATCATTTTTTCTTCCTCTTATCTTTATTTGATTATTCTCCTGTGGATATAACTATCTTATTTTTAAGATTTTTATCCTCTTTAAGATTTTCAATTCCTAACTTTTTAGCTATTTTATAAGCTACAAAATAATCTTCTTTATTATATGAAACTTGACTCTCTTTTTCAGATACTTTATTTTTTATTCTTCTCAACCCTAAGTATCCTTCTTTATCCAAAGTTTGCATATATTCAGCTGCTTTTTCACTTACTCCAACAACATCAATATCATAGATTTTTCTCTCCTCTTTTCCAAGAACGATTACTACATTAGCTAATGTTGGAATTGTTGCATCTTCTTTTATTTTGAAATATTTTTCATCAACTGACATTATTATATCTTCAGTTTGTTTTTGATTTAGATCATTTATAATAACATAACTTTCATTGATATTTGTTTCATAGTTAGCTGCTGAATATTTAACTCCAAGGTCTTTTTGAAGTTTATTTCCAGTTTTTCTAGCATATCCTGCTTTTCCGTTAGCATTTAATATATCAACCACTACTTTAGCATTTTCTATACTAGCTTTTTCATCACTACTATAAAAGTTTTCAAATATTTTTTCTATACTAGAAGTTAAAATATATCTTTTATCTTCTACCACTACTTCTGGTATTTTTGTAGAAGTTTTTACTGGTAATTCTACTTCTCCATATTTTAAAACTTTATAGTCTTTTATTTTTTCTGGAAAAATATAGTTAATATTATTTAAAATTTCTTTGTAATTTTTTACATCTACAAGCTCTCCAAGAGTTTTTTCTTTATCTAGTTGTATTTCAAAAGGAATCTCTATTGCCAGTTTATCTTCATAAACTAGAAAAATATTTTCTTTCCCTACCAACATATACCTTGTCATTTTATCTGTTTCTCTATTATCTCTTAAAGTTATAAAAATTAACGAACAGATAAATACTGTAAGTAAAATCGCTCCCCCTAAAACATATTTTATTCTAGATAATTTTTTCTTATAGTTCACCTATTAACAGCTCCTTTTCAATAGATATTATTTTTACTTTTACTTCGTCATTTGTTTTTAAAATAATATTTTCTTTTCCTAAAATTTCCACTCTAAGATAATTTTTGCTATACCCAAAATAGCTTCCTTTTTTTTGTTCTTCCACTAATACAGTTAACTCTTTTCCTAAATATTTTTCTCTTATTTTTTCTCCACACTCTTCTTGTGCTTTTTCTAAATCAATTACTCTTTCTCTTCTTACTTGCATAGGTATTTGATCTTTAAAAGTAGCTGCCAGAGTTTTTTCTCTCTCTGAATAAGGGAAAACGTGAAGTGATGAGAACCCAATCTCTTTTATAGCTTCTTTTGTATTTTCATACATTTTTTCTGTTTCTCCTGGAAAACCAACTATTACATCAGCTGTGTATTCTATATTTTCCACTTCTAATTTTAATTTTTGAAGTCTTTCTTTTATCAATTCCACTCCATATTTTCTTCTCATAGCTCTTAGTACATCATCATCACAAGATTGTAAAGAGATATGTAAGTGAGGCATTATTTTAGGATTTTTCATAACAGAAATAAATCTATCTGTTATTCTATCTGGATATATTGAACCAAGTCTTATTCTTGTAATACCATCTATTTTTGTAAGGCTTTCTAATAAATCTTCAAAAACTATATCTCCTTCAAGATCTTTTCCATAGTCACCTATATTTATTCCAATAAGTATTATTTCTTTATATCCCTCTTCCACAAGTTTTTTTGCTTCAGAAATTATGTTTTCAAAATTTCTTGATCTACTTTTTCCTCTCCCAAAAGGAATTTTACAATAAGAACAGAAATTATTACATCCATCTTGGATTTTTATATAGGCTCTTGACATCTCTCTTAAAGTTGAAAACTCTAATTCTTGATATTTATCCTCTTGAAAAATATCTGATACCATTAGATGATTTGGTTCTTTACTTTTTAATTCTTCTATAAGAGTAACTATTCCCTCTTTATTTGTATTTCCTACAACATAATCAACTTCGTCTATTTTAAGAAGTTCTTCTCCGTTTGTTTGAGCATAACAGCCTGTCACTATCACTTTTCCATTAGGATTATGTCTTTTAGCTCTTCTTAATATATTTCTTGTTTTTTTATCAGCTATCGAAGTAACTGTACAAGAGTTTACAATATAAAAATCTGAATATCCATCAAAATCTACATCTTTATAACCTAATTTTGTAAGCTTTGTTTTTAGACTTTCAGTTTCATATTGATTAACTTTACATCCTAAAGTATAAAAAGCCACTTTTTTATTTAAATTCATTAACTAGCACTCCTCCTACTACAATAGCAGCAGTTTCAGCTCTCAAAATATTTTTTCCTAAAGTAACTATATTAACATTTTCTAAATTTTTTAAATAGTCTATCTCACTAATATCAAATCCACCCTCTGGTCCAATAATATAAAGAACTTTTTTAGGTTTATTTTCAATTTTTCTTAAAAGATTTTTTAAGTTAAATTCTTTTTCACATTCATAAGGTACTATTACTGAATCAAATTCTTTATAATCAATCTGATTAATTTTTGTTATTTTATCTATCTTTAAAAATTTTGTTCTTTGACACTGTTTAACTGCTTCCCTAGAAATTACATTCCATTTATCTTTTGTTTCATTTAATTTTACAATAGTTCTTTTTGTTTCAAGTGGAATTATTCTATCAATTCCAATCTCTGTAAGTTTTTGTATAACAAGCTCCATTCTATCATTTTTTATTATAGATATTCCTGCTACTAACTCAACTTCATCTTCTTCCGATTTTTTAGTTTCAATTATTTCTAAAATAATCTCTTTTTTTTCTACTATTAAAACTTTACAGATATACTCATTTTCACCATCTACAGCTCTTATAACTTCACCCTCTTTAACCCTAAAAGAGTTTTTTAAGTGATTTATATCAGCCTTATCTGTTATTTCTATTCTGTCTAACCCTATAATATTTTTATCTTCAATTACTACAGTTATCATCTTTTCACATCCTAGATAATATCTTTATTTTTTAATAAATCATCTAATGTCGTAGATTTTAAAATCTCTTTCATTGCACTATCAAGTCTATTCCAAATACAACTTCCTACACAACCTTCATCAGCACAATCTTTTGTTTCTTTTACATTTTCATTACAATTTATTATTTTTTCATCATCGTCTAAAATTTTGTAAATTCTATAAAGAGTTATCTCTTTTGGGTCTGTTACAAATCTATATCCCCCATTTGGTCCTCTTTTTCCCTCGATGATATTTTCATTTTTCAATTTATTTAGTATTTGCTCTAAATATTGAATAGAAATCTCTTCTCTTTCAGAGATCTCTTTTATCCTCACCATTTTTCCCTTTAGACTTTCTTCTACTATATACACTAAAGCTTTTAAACCATATCTAACTTTTGTGTTTATCTTCATACTCTTTACTCCTTAATCTTAAAATGTTCTCTCCCTTTCTCTGTGACAACTCTTCCTCTTGGAGTTCTTTTTATATAACCTATTTTTACTAAATATGGTTCATAAACTTCTTCGATAGTTCTTTTATCCTCTCCTAAAAGTAAAGAAAGAGTTTCTATTCCCACAGGACCTCCATTATAATTTTCTAACATAGAAACAATTATCCCTCTATCTAATTCATCAAGTCCATTTTGATCTACCCCTAAAAGTTTCAAAGACTCTGTAACAATAGATTTTGTTATAACTCCATCACCTTTTATTTCAGCATAATCTCTCACTCTTTTTAAAAATCTATTAGCAATTCTCGGAGTTCCTCTACTTCTTTTAGCGATCTCCAAAGCTCCCTCTTCTTCAAGACCCACTTGTAAAACTTTTGCTCCTCTAATAAGAATATCAACCAAATCTTTATCTGTATAATATTCCATTCTGTGAGTTACACCAAAACGATCTCTAAGAGGAGAACTTAAAAGTCCAGCTCTTGTAGTGGCTCCTATCAAAGTAAAAGGTGGCAACTCTATTCTTATAGATTTTGCTGATGGCCCTTTTCCTATTATTATATCTAGCTCTCCATCTTCCATAGCAGGATATAAAATTTCTTCCACTGAGGTATTCAATCTATGAATTTCATCTATAAATAAAATATCATTTTCTTCCAAAGATGTCAAAATAGCTGCCAAGTCTCCCGCTTTATCCAAAACTGGTCCAGAAGTTATTTTTAAATTAACTCCCATTTCATTGGCTATAACTCCAGCAAGAGTAGTTTTTCCAAGTCCAGGAGGTCCATATAAAAGAATATGATCTATACACCCTCCTCTTCTTTTAGCAGCTTCTATAAAAATTTTCATTTTTTCTTTAAGAGTAGATTGTCCTATATATTCATCAAATTTTTTTGGTCTAAGGGTTCTTTGAGTTTCTACTTCATTTCCTAATTCTTTATCTGTAACCACTCTATCCACAACTTACCTCTTTCAAAAAATTCCTTACTCATTTTATAAATTATTATATCATTTATGATATTTTTTTAAAAGTTTTTTCTACCATTTTCAAAAAATATTTTCTTTAATATATAACAAAAATAAAAAGCCAGCGTGAACTGACTTTTTAATAAAATTATAATTTAAATAATAAATCTTCATACACTGGGAATGGCCATAAACTTTTTTCACAAAGATGTTCTAATACGTCTACCCATTCTCTTAAATGTTTTAATCTTGGAACTACATGATAATGATAATATTTAGCTCTTTCATATTGATCTTTTATATAAATTGCTTCTGAAAAATCTTTTTCTAGTTCTGCCAAAGAATTTCTTAAATGATCTTTTCCATTTATAACTTTTAATAGATGTCTTTTATCTCCTGCAACACAGTTTTCATATTCTGGTCCTAAAGCAAGTTGAATATTTTTTATTGAAGTAGCAATATTATTCATATATCTCATTATTGCTGGATAAATTTCATTTCTTGCCATTCTTATAGCTGTTGTTGTTTCTATTTTTAGTTGTTTATTATATCTTTCTGTATAAATTACAAATATTGAGTTAAGCTCTCCTCTATTTAAAACTCCATTTCTTTCAAATAATTCTACTGTTGATTCTTTTTTATAAACTGGTAAAGCTTCAACTGTACAACTTAGATTTGGTAATCCTCTTCTTTTTGCTTCTTCTACCCAAGCTTCGTCATATCCGTTACCATTAAAAACTATTCTTTTATGTAAATTGTATCTTTCTTTTACCAATTTTACAATCTCTTTATTCATATTTGTTTTATCTTCTATTTTTTCAAGTTTGTCTGCGTACTCTTTTAATATATCAGCAACTATAGTATTAATTATAAATACTGGTGTTGTTGGAGATGCACTTGATCCTGGCATTCTATATTCAAATTTATTTCCTGTAAAAGCAAATGGAGAAGTTCTATTTCTATCAGAACTATCTCTTGGAATTCTTGGAACATTATATGTTCCAAGTTCAATAGACTCTTCTTTTTCTTCACTTCTATTAATTTTGTCAACATTTTCTAAAAGTTCTTGAACAGGTTCTCCTATAAAAATAGAAATTATTGCTGGAGGAGCTTCTGCACCACCAAGTCTATGATCATTTCCTGAAGTAGCTGTTGAAACTCTTAAAACATCTGAATATCTATCTACTGCTTCTATTATGGCTGTTAGATAAAGTAAAAAATCTAATTTTCCTTTTGAAATATTTTCTGGATCCAATAAATTTTCTCCTGTGTCTGTGCTTAAAGACCAGTTACAATGTTTTCCTGATCCATTTACTTTATCAAATGGTTTTTCATGTAAAAGTGCTGCTAGTCCATGTCTATCTGCAACTCTTTTTATCATATCCATACAAAGTTGATTTTGATCTGCTGCCACATTAGCTGAAGAATACATTACAGCTAACTCAAATTGGTTTGGTGCAACTTCATTATGTTTTGTTTTTGCCATAACTCCAAGTTGCCATAACTCAGAATCTAACTCAGCCATAAAATGTTCTACTTTTTCTTTTAAAGCACCGTAGTAGTGGTCAGATAACTCTTGACCTTTTGGAGGAAGTGAACCAAATAAAGTTCTTCCAGCAAACATCAAATCTTCTCTTTTTTCTAAAAATTGTTTTTCAATTAAGAAATATTCTTGTTCGATCCCTAAAGTAACATCTATTTTGCTAGTTCTTTCATCACCTAAAGCTCTTCTTATTCTAAGAGCCTCTTTTGTTACACTATTAATTGATCTTAAAAGAGGAACTTTTTTATCTAAAGTTTCTCCATGAAATCCAACTAAAGCGGTTGGAATAAAAAGTGTTTTTGCTTTTTCTGGTCCTCTTAAAAACATTGGAGAAGATATATCCCAAGCTGTATATCCTCTAGCTTCAAAAGTTGAACGAAGTCCCCCATTAGGGAATGATGATGAGTCAGCTTCTCCTTTTATTAACTCTTTTCCTGAGAATTGAGATA includes:
- a CDS encoding LytR C-terminal domain-containing protein encodes the protein MNYKKKLSRIKYVLGGAILLTVFICSLIFITLRDNRETDKMTRYMLVGKENIFLVYEDKLAIEIPFEIQLDKEKTLGELVDVKNYKEILNNINYIFPEKIKDYKVLKYGEVELPVKTSTKIPEVVVEDKRYILTSSIEKIFENFYSSDEKASIENAKVVVDILNANGKAGYARKTGNKLQKDLGVKYSAANYETNINESYVIINDLNQKQTEDIIMSVDEKYFKIKEDATIPTLANVVIVLGKEERKIYDIDVVGVSEKAAEYMQTLDKEGYLGLRRIKNKVSEKESQVSYNKEDYFVAYKIAKKLGIENLKEDKNLKNKIVISTGE
- the mtaB gene encoding tRNA (N(6)-L-threonylcarbamoyladenosine(37)-C(2))-methylthiotransferase MtaB, which produces MNLNKKVAFYTLGCKVNQYETESLKTKLTKLGYKDVDFDGYSDFYIVNSCTVTSIADKKTRNILRRAKRHNPNGKVIVTGCYAQTNGEELLKIDEVDYVVGNTNKEGIVTLIEELKSKEPNHLMVSDIFQEDKYQELEFSTLREMSRAYIKIQDGCNNFCSYCKIPFGRGKSRSRNFENIISEAKKLVEEGYKEIILIGINIGDYGKDLEGDIVFEDLLESLTKIDGITRIRLGSIYPDRITDRFISVMKNPKIMPHLHISLQSCDDDVLRAMRRKYGVELIKERLQKLKLEVENIEYTADVIVGFPGETEKMYENTKEAIKEIGFSSLHVFPYSEREKTLAATFKDQIPMQVRRERVIDLEKAQEECGEKIREKYLGKELTVLVEEQKKGSYFGYSKNYLRVEILGKENIILKTNDEVKVKIISIEKELLIGEL
- a CDS encoding RsmE family RNA methyltransferase, with the protein product MITVVIEDKNIIGLDRIEITDKADINHLKNSFRVKEGEVIRAVDGENEYICKVLIVEKKEIILEIIETKKSEEDEVELVAGISIIKNDRMELVIQKLTEIGIDRIIPLETKRTIVKLNETKDKWNVISREAVKQCQRTKFLKIDKITKINQIDYKEFDSVIVPYECEKEFNLKNLLRKIENKPKKVLYIIGPEGGFDISEIDYLKNLENVNIVTLGKNILRAETAAIVVGGVLVNEFK
- a CDS encoding RrF2 family transcriptional regulator codes for the protein MKINTKVRYGLKALVYIVEESLKGKMVRIKEISEREEISIQYLEQILNKLKNENIIEGKRGPNGGYRFVTDPKEITLYRIYKILDDDEKIINCNENVKETKDCADEGCVGSCIWNRLDSAMKEILKSTTLDDLLKNKDII
- the ruvB gene encoding Holliday junction branch migration DNA helicase RuvB; this encodes MDRVVTDKELGNEVETQRTLRPKKFDEYIGQSTLKEKMKIFIEAAKRRGGCIDHILLYGPPGLGKTTLAGVIANEMGVNLKITSGPVLDKAGDLAAILTSLEENDILFIDEIHRLNTSVEEILYPAMEDGELDIIIGKGPSAKSIRIELPPFTLIGATTRAGLLSSPLRDRFGVTHRMEYYTDKDLVDILIRGAKVLQVGLEEEGALEIAKRSRGTPRIANRFLKRVRDYAEIKGDGVITKSIVTESLKLLGVDQNGLDELDRGIIVSMLENYNGGPVGIETLSLLLGEDKRTIEEVYEPYLVKIGYIKRTPRGRVVTEKGREHFKIKE
- a CDS encoding glutamine synthetase III, giving the protein MKNMLEVFGKNYFSELQLKSRVPSSIFKEFKAVQRGEKELSISVAEVIANAAKNWATENGATHFTHWFQPLTELTAEKHESFISVTSDGNILSQFSGKELIKGEADSSSFPNGGLRSTFEARGYTAWDISSPMFLRGPEKAKTLFIPTALVGFHGETLDKKVPLLRSINSVTKEALRIRRALGDERTSKIDVTLGIEQEYFLIEKQFLEKREDLMFAGRTLFGSLPPKGQELSDHYYGALKEKVEHFMAELDSELWQLGVMAKTKHNEVAPNQFELAVMYSSANVAADQNQLCMDMIKRVADRHGLAALLHEKPFDKVNGSGKHCNWSLSTDTGENLLDPENISKGKLDFLLYLTAIIEAVDRYSDVLRVSTATSGNDHRLGGAEAPPAIISIFIGEPVQELLENVDKINRSEEKEESIELGTYNVPRIPRDSSDRNRTSPFAFTGNKFEYRMPGSSASPTTPVFIINTIVADILKEYADKLEKIEDKTNMNKEIVKLVKERYNLHKRIVFNGNGYDEAWVEEAKRRGLPNLSCTVEALPVYKKESTVELFERNGVLNRGELNSIFVIYTERYNKQLKIETTTAIRMARNEIYPAIMRYMNNIATSIKNIQLALGPEYENCVAGDKRHLLKVINGKDHLRNSLAELEKDFSEAIYIKDQYERAKYYHYHVVPRLKHLREWVDVLEHLCEKSLWPFPVYEDLLFKL